CCCCTCCTTTTTCAAAACCATCCCTGGACAACGGGTTCATTGATTTACAGGCTGATCACTGCGGCATCACAGGACAAATTAATGAATTCCGCAGCCGATGCCATGCGTGCACCCTCGATCAGATCTTCTTCCTTGATCTGGCGGGCACTGGCACAGGGGGTGCACACCAGAATCGGCACCTCATGGGCCTGAAGATAGGCTAAAAGGTCATCGGCCACATCCCCGGTGGCAGCCCTCACATGGGTAATGATCCCTTCTTTGGCCAGATATACCCCTTCATCCAGTAAAAACAGACTGGTATTTTTCCCTTCCTTGTGCGCGATGGTGGCCAGGTGAATGGCCCGGGTCGCCCGATTGGTGTCATTGGTGCCACACGACAGTGCGATTACCACATTGTTTGTCATTGGATGCTCCTTTTTTTCATGGATTCAAAAAGTCAAGCTTCCGGGATCAAACCCCGGTTCGACTGGATCACAGCGTATGGGACGTCCGAACCATTTCCACCACGGGCAAAGGGCCTAACGGCTCACCGGGAAGCAGATTCAGCACCTTCTGGGGCATGCTCCGGTACAGCAGCCGGACCTGAATTTCCGATCCTTTTTCCAGGGCCCGGTCCAGAGTGATCATTTCTTTTGCCTGTCCTTTTGCCGGAATCCGGTTGTCATGAAGCACTTCTCTGGCCTTGGCCAGGTTGAGAACCGGATTGCCTTTGCCGTCCCCGAACACCGTTCTGTAAATCAACGTATTTTCAGGCAGTTCCTTTTTGTCATCCAGAATCCCGGTTTCAAAAATCCGGGTCCCGTTCTTGTCCTGGATAATGACTTCCAGCCACATCTGGCGCATGTCCGCCAGACCCGTGGGCAGGGAATGGCCGGCCCCGGTATTGGAAACAATGATGCCCAGCTGATTTTTGTCCAGATTCGACAGATCCAGATCCAGGTTGGCTGCATGCTGCAAGCGCGCCTTTGCCATATCCGGTTTCTCCGAATCTCCGAAAGATGCCGGCACGCCGGAATTGGCCCCCACAAAATAATGGGTGAAGATATGGGGTCTTTCCATGCTGTAATCTGCGGCAGATCCCGGGTTTTCAGGCCGTTCCGTGGTGGCGGTGGCCGGCACGCCGGGCCGCTGGTACATATGACACCCCTGGCAGGTGATACGTTCATCCGGATCATCTGAATTATACGGGCTGTTTTTCCATTCCGTGTACGTGGTTTCCAGATCCGTGCCAAACGTCACATGTTTGACATCATGGCAGGTGCCGCAGAATTCAGCACTCTCATGCAGGGGGGAATAGGCCGCCTCGTGAAAATCAGGTTCTGCATCGTCAAACGGCCCGTGTTTGATACCAGGATCATCTTCCCCATACCCGGGTTCCAGCACCAGCCCGTTGTTAAACATTTTCTGCACATCCACGGCGGAATGACAGTAATCACACTGAATGCCATGGGCAGCGATAGCAGGAGTCTTTGACAGATCATCAGACAGTTTTTCCGGAAATCCGGTGATCACGCCCACCGGGGTGTGGCATTTCACGCACGATTCCGCCTCGTCGATCTCTGCCTGGTCGAAAAGCCCCTGGCGCAGAAAATTGGCCACCCGGTTATATACCGGGTCCTTGTGGGCCAGGTTGTGCATGGAATTGGACCATTGCTCAAAAATCTCATAATGACACCCGGCACAGGTTTCCGGATCAATAAACCGGTCCAGGTCCAATGTCTGGGTCGGATTAGACAACGCAACAGCCCCCCACCCGAGGACTGCCGGGACAATCGCTAAAATCACCGCTTTGAAAATGGTGTTGTGGTTGCAGACCTGTTTTTTCATGATTTTGTTCCTTGTTTTACCAGTCCTTTGGGGAATTGTTTCACTTCACCGTCCCGGGTCAGAATCATCCAGTCACCATTTTTTTCCAGGGCCGCCACCAGGCAGTCCACATCAGTACCATCACTGAGGGTGATTTTGCAGGCACCGGAATCATCCGGGGTGTCCACCCGGTCAAACTGCTTATCCCGGGCCATGGTCTTAAACAATTCCGTTCCTTTTTCAATGGCAAGGATCCGGTCATACGCGGCCGGATCCTTGCGTTTAATTTCCCGGCGCAGGTCCTGAACCTGCTGCTTTTTTTCGGCAATGATCTGCATGACCTTTTCCATTTCCTCTTTTTGGTCGGATGGGATGGAAAAAAGAATGTGTTTGTGCAGTTCCATATCCGTTTCAATATACGAGATTTTCTTTAACAGATTTTCAATCTGGGAGTGCATGCGGTTCCTTATATTGTAAAAATTATTTTTTCAACCCGGCCCCCGGCCGGTCATTCTTCTTGACTCAGGAGGGGCAAAGATTTCCTTCCCGGGCCGCTTTTTCATTGCCCCGGATAATCCATTCCATCAGGCGTTTCAACCAGTTTTTTTTCTTTTCTTTTTCAGACATGAGGTATCACCTTGTAGATGAGCAGTAAATGCCCTTTTTCTATTTCTTTGCAGGTTTCATATGCCAAAGACAGATCCAAAGACGTATTGAACAAAGACAGCCCCTGGCCGAACACGGCCGGTACCAGCGTCAAATGGATCTGAGTGATGAGATTTTCTTTGGCAAACAAAGAGTTGATGACCGATCCGCCGATCAGGGCGGCCTGCTCAAACCCCTGGCGCTTCAGATCCGCCAGTATCTGTGCCGGTGCCTGATCGGTGAACACCAGGGACGAATCATCACTTTTCCGGGTTTTGTCCCTGGTCAAGACAATGTTTTTTCTTCCCGGCAAAGGATGGCCGATGGTGTCAAAGGTTTTGGATCCCATGATCACCACCCCGGCGTTCCGGGTGATCTTTACAAAATACTGCTTGTCTTTACTTCCGGTCCAGTTGACCAGTTCCATCTGATTTCTGGCGATTTTACCGTCCACGGTCATGGCCATGAGCAGAATCACTTCCATGGGTTTCTCCATGATATCAGTCTGCCTGTGTATCCGGCCAGGGCCGTTCAGATTCTTCCACCTGATAACAGAACCGGGACCAGGAAAACTCTTTGCCCGACAGGGGACAACGCAGGGTGACCTTGTGATCGGTCACATGGATCACTTCCCAGTCTCCGGACCGGGGAGAATCTTCGATACGGATTTTCTGTCCGACTTTAAAGGGATACCCCTTGAACACGGTGACATTTTCCAGCATATGATACCTTCCCTTTCTATTTATCGATATTGAACGGCCGGGTCATGGCAGAGGGGTCCACCAATTGCCGGAATTCGTCTTTGGTCAGATACCCCAGATCGCAGGCAGCCTGCTCCAGGGTGATCCCTTGGGCGTGGGCTTTTTTGGCGATCACGGCGGCCTTGTCATATCCGAATTCCGGGGCCAGGGCCGTGACCAGCATCAATGAATTTTCCAGATGGGCCTGAATGGTTTTCTGATTGGGCAAAAGCCCCCGGATACAATTTCTGGTGAATGAATCCGCTGCATTCCCCAGCAGCCGGGCCGACTGCAGAAAATTGTAAATGATCACCGGCTTGAACACATTGAGCTCAAAATGTCCGGATGCTCCGGCCACGGACAGGGTCGTATCATTGCCCATCACCTGGGCGCACACCATGGTCAGGGCTTCGGCCTGGGTCGGGTTCACCTTGCCGGGCATGATGGAGGACCCCGGTTCATTGGCCGGCAGCTGAAGCTCGCCGATGCCGCACCGGGGGCCGGACCCCAGCATCCGGATGTCATTGGCGATTTTCATGAGGCTCACGGCCACGGTTTTAAGTGCCCCGTGACAGGCCACCAGATCGTCATGGGCTGCCAGGACCGCAAATTTGTTGGGGGCCGGGACAAACGGGTGTCCTGTGAATTTTGCCAGCATCTTTGTCATTTTCACATCAAACCCTTCCGGGGAATTCAGGCCGGTGCCCAGGACCGTGCCGCCGATGGCCAGGCGAGCCAGCAGAGGCAGGTGATCCGTCAGCACCCGGATATCCTGTTCCACCATGGCCGCATATCCGGAAAATTCCTGGCCCAGGGTCAACGGCACCGCATCCATGAAATGGGTCCGGCCGATTTTAACAATCGCTTCCCATTCCCGGCTCTTTTGGGCCAGTTCCCGGTAAAGGGCTTTCAGGGCCGGCATCGTGGTCGTAACCAGCAGATCATAGGCTGCCATGTGCATGGCTGTGGGAAACGCGTCATTGGAGGACTGGGATTTATTGACATCATCATTGGGATGCAGCTTTTGCCCGGACAGTTTCCGGGCCCGGCCGGCAATGACTTCGTTGACGTTCATGTTGGTCTGGGTTCCGGACCCGGTCTGCCATACTTTTAACGGAAAATGACCGTCCAGATCTCCCTTAATGATCTCATCGCACACCTGCGCGATGATCCGAACCTTGTCATCCGGCAGCAACCCGAAACTTCCGTTTACCAGGGCTGCCGCTTTTTTCAGATATCCAAACGCCCGGATCACCGGAATGGGCATGGTTTCATCACCGATGTTGAAATTTTCAAAAGCCCGCTGGGTCTGTGCCCCCCAATACACGTTCTCAGGGACATGGATCTCTCCCATGAAGTCAGTTTCAGTGCGTGCCGTCATCAGATCTCCTAAAAATGGGGATAAACAGATGTCAAAACATACCATCTGAACCGGGAGAGTGTCAATGAGGATGCGATCCCGCCCGGATCAAAACCCTGTTTGACTGAATCCGGCTAGGGCTGCTTTCTTGCTTTGAACCGGACGGCATACACCGCTGCCAGCACCAGAAAATTCACTGCAAAAAACAATGGAAACCAGAAAAACGTATCCACGAACACCTGGTTTTCAATGGTTTCCGCAGACAGGCCCGCCGCCGGATCCACCCCGGCTTTGGCCAGTTTCAACACCAGGGCGTAGGCCACCCCCAGCAACCCGTAGGAAACATTGTAGGACAACCCCTTGAAGCTCAGCACCGTGGCCCGCTGCCGGGAATCGGTTTCCCGGTTGATGTAGAAGCTGACAAAAAAACCGGTGAAATTCATGGCGGCAAAGGTTACCAGGGCCGGCACGATTCCCACCCAGTGCCAGAACCCGTTCATGGCAGCAAGCCCTGCCACGGCCAGGCCCGCCGTAATCAAAAGCGCTGTCTGGGGAGACTGGTTTTCTGCAATCTGCCGGGCGATTTTCGGCACCACCACCCCCATAAGCGCCACCACCGACCCCATGATGCCGAACAGGGATTCCGGAATGCCGATCATCCGGTAGTACTGGCTGGACAGGGTGATGACCATGCGGATGGTGCCGTCCAGCAGCATGCCGAACAGCATCACCCACAGGACAAACGGGGTTTTCATGATCCAGATGCCGGCGTTCAGGGTCACGGCCAGGGTTTGTTTCACGGACCGTTCCGAGGACGCTGCTGCCGCCTGTTCCGGCTCCGTCATCTTCAGGGTGCTCACAAATGCCAGCAGGGCCAGCACAAAGGTCAGGTACAACGGAAACCGCATGGTCACCTCTTGAGTCGGTGTGACACCCAGGCCCATCAGATCCGCCAGCCGGCCCATGAGATTAGGATCATACACCACAGCCCCGACGGTCATGGCGATGACAAACCCGATGGCCTGGTACCGCATGAGCACCTCCAGGACCCGGCCCCACTGGTCGGCCATGCCCGCCTCATTCAGGCTGTCATAGGCCAGGGCCTCGTCCGCACCGCTGGCCGCCGCCTCTGCCAGGCCGCTGAGCACCCGGTTCACCAGGAACACGGAAAAAATCAGCACCGGATCGATCCGGGGCATGAAACTGATGATACCGATTTCAAAAATCATCACGCCGGCGGCAAAGTTCAACAGCCGCTTTCTGCCGATGATGTCGGCCACCGCACCGGACGGCACCTCCGCCAGTACGATGGTGGCGGCCCAGACCGCATTGAGCACCGAAAACTGGGCCACGGTCAGGCCGAAATCCAGAAACAGAATGGTGAACACCGGATAGTAGAACCGGGAATTGAAAAAGACCCGGAATGCGATGAACCACCGGATATTGGGGATATCAAACGCGGTTTTCGATCGGTCGGCCATAAAATTCCTTTCATTTTCAGTCCAGGGATCAGCAGTTTAGCTGTCTAAGTTATCATACGCGGGCCGTCAAGTCACGGATCAACGGATTGGCAGCGAAAAAAAGCTCTCCACTTGAGAATCAGGCAACGCTCCGGTATGATGATTAAAAAAACGACTTCAAAACAATGGACAAACACAATAAGGAACTATCATGAAACGATTCCTGACAGGCATGGCCATGAGCATTGTCTGGCTCATTTTCCTCTGGGTCCCTTCGATTTCCCAGGCAAAAGAATACACGATCCAGGGCCGCACCATGGGCACGTTTTATACGGTCAAGCTGGTGTCATCCCAAAAACAGTCCATGGATCTGTGGCAGAAACAGATCGACACCCGGCTGGCACAGGTCAATGCCGGGCTGTCCATGTATGATCCGGACAGTGACCTGTCCCGGTTCAACCAAACAGAGCCCGGCCGGTCCTTCCGGCTGTCCCATGATTTCGCCCGGGTCATGGACACGGCCAGAACCGTGTTCACCTTGACGGACGGGGCCTGGGACGGCACGGTCAAACCCCTGGTGGATCTGTGGGGGTTCGGGACCCGGCAGCCTACCGACTCCCTGCCGGAACCGGGTGCTATCACCGCGGCCGTCGCGTTGACCGGATTTCATCACCTGGTGTTTGAAAACAACCATGTAAAAAAGACAAAATCCGGCATCACCCTGGATTTAGGCTCCATTGCCAAGGGATACGGCGTGGATGCCATTGCCGGGGTCCTGACCCGGGCCGGGATTGATAACTTTCTGGTGGAGATCGGGGGCGAGCTCTACGGCTCAGGAAAGAACCGCCATAAAAAACCCTGGTCCGTGGGCATTACCCATCCGTTGAAAACCGGGGCTGATGCCGGCTTTTACAAAGTGGTGAATCTGGAAAACCGGGCCATTGCCACCAGCGGAGATTACCGCAATTTTTTTAAATTTGGGGGCAAAACCTACTCCCACATCATTGATCCCAAAACCGGATATCCCGTGGACAACCAGGTGGTGAGCGCGTCGGTCATTGCCTGCACCTGCACCTTTGCCGATGCCCTGGCTACAGCCTTCATGGTGATGGCCCCGGAGGACAGCCTGGCCCTGGCGGACTCCCTGGAAAATGTGGAATGCCTGATCATTCAGAAAACCCCGGACGGCTTCAGAGAGATCGCATCCCAAGGTTTTCACACCTTTGTCCAGTGATCCGTCTATCCGCAAACCGGATTTTCAGGCCGGGTTCTTCGGCTGATATTTTTTCCCCTGAAAGGTATCCCGGTGTGCCAGGGCCTGCTGGATCAGGTTGAAAGTTTCCCGGTATCTCCCGGCCCATACCGGGGCCCGCAGCTCGCTGCCATGGGGATCGCCTGTGATCCGCTGAATCACCATCTGTTCGGGCAAAAGCGCCAGAAAATCACACACGGTTTCCACATATTCCCTCTGTGTCATGGGCTGATACTTTCCCGCCAGAAACAGACGGTCCAGCGGCGTGTCTTTGATCACATACAGCAGGTGGATCTTGACCCCGTGAATACCGGAGTCCGCCAGATACCGGGCCGTGTCCAGCATCATGTCCCGGGTTTCTCCGGGCAGCCCCAGAATCACGTGGGCACAGATTTGGATGCCTTTTCCCCGGGTCATGGCCACGGCGTTTTCAAAATCTTTCAGCGTGTGCCCCCGGTTGATAAACGCCAGCGTGGTGTCATGAATCGACTGAAGCCCATATTCCAGCCACACCAGATATTTTTGCGCATAAGACCCGATCAGATCCAGCTTTCGTTCATCCACACAGTCCGGCCGGGTGCCCACGGCCATGCCCACCACCCCCTCGCAGGAAAACGCGGCATCATACATCGCCCGCATAATTTCAACCGAGGTGTAGGTATTGGTAAACGACTGAAAATAAGCCAGAAATTTCTTTGCCTTGTATTTTTTCATCATGGGAATCTTGCCGGCCTCGATCTGCTCCCTGATACCCATACCCCGGGCAAAGGCCCCGGTACCGGACCCCTTGGCATTGCAGTAGATACAGCCTTTGCTCGACAGCGTGCCGTCCCGGTTGGGACAGGTCAGACCCGCATCCACAGCAATCTTCTGAACCCGCTCGCCGAACATACCCCGCAGATAGCTGTTATAGTCGGTGTACCGCTTTGATCGATCCATGGAAGTCATATTGAAAAAATGTCAGACAAATGATGAAATTTCAATTTACCGTTGTCGTATATCATGCCTGTTGCTGATTTTCAATGCTATGTCAGGCAGCATCAAAAATAGCCATCAGTTAATCATTTCCAAATGATCCGGAATATGCTTATATTCACTCATTTTCCATGCACATTGATGGCTATTGTCCACGAACTGCCACGAGTTACGGCTGTATGCTGGCAGATATAACTGTATAATAAGGAGGTATCATGAACAACGATCTGTCCTATTCCCAATGGATAGAAAAAAATCATTCCACATTAAAGGCCTTTGGATCTAAACAGCTGGTTCTCTCCTTTTCCGGAGGAAAAGATTCTTCGGTTCTGCTTCATTTTTTCTCTCTGGCACAACAAGATTATGATTTTGACCTGCATGTGCACGGGGTCGCTGTTCCCAGTCATGTGTTCAACACCCGGGAAAGGGACCGACTGACCCGGTACTGGAAAAAACGCAGCATCGAAATCGTCTGGCACGAATCTGTTCCAGAACAGGAAGCCTTGATGGATGAAATGGTTGCTACAGGGAAAACTCCGTGCCTGTTATGCAGCCGGATCAAAAAAAAACGTCTGTTGTCTTATTTCAATACCGGTCAGTTTCCGCATCAAAACCTGGTTGTTGTCATCGGGTACACGCTCTGGGATCTTGCCAGTGCCACCATTGAACACACATTACGGACCGGGTTCGGGGGCGGGGGAACGGGTAATTTCCAGGGCACCCTCCCGGAGGACAGATTTCTGGAAATCTCTCAACGATTTTTTCCCCTGCTTGAACTGAAAAACGGAATTACCGTTTTCAAACCCCTGATCCAGTACAATGACCCCCAAATTCAGGCCGCAACGAAAAAATATGATATTCCGACCACCCGGGAACCATGCCGTTTCAAAACCCTTCGCCCCAAGCGGCTGCTGGCGAACTACTATTCTTTATTCGGGCTCAATTTCAATTACGATGATGTGCACTCCTTTGCCGGCAACGCCTTCAACCTGCCGGAAATTGATTTTTTCCAGTCACTTGATATCAAAACCTATATCTACAAAATGATCTGATCCTGCCCATAACTGCAACCGCTTTTTGGAGTAAGCAATGACATTTTCAAATTACATCATGGAAGATAAAGATGAAATTCAGCGTCTGGATTTAAAAACCGATCTTCATGCCCTCGAAAAACAGATAACGTGGGCTGGATTGAAACCTGGCATGACTGTTGCGGATATGGGATGCGGCCCGGGAAAGACCACTTTTCATTTAAATCGCCTGGTATCTCCAGGCGGCACAGTAACCGGTGTAGACATCTCACAGGAAAGAATTGACTATGCCAAAACCCGCTATATGGGCACCGGTATCCGGTACTGTCTGGGGGATCTGAGAAAGCCGATGCCGCATCTGGGAACATTTGATTTTATATTTCTGCGGTTTGTGCTTGAATTCTACAGAACCGGGGCAGCTGAAATTGTGGCAAACCTTGCGTCTCTGCTCAACCCGGACGGAATTCTATGCCTTGCCGATCTCGATCATAACTGTCTGAGCCACTACGGGCTACCGCTGAAACTTGAAAATGCCCTCATGGGTGTAATGACTTCGCTTGAAAAAAACACAGCATTTGATCCTTATGCCGGTCGAAAGCTCTATGCACATTTGTATGATCTGGGTTTTGAAGATATTCGGGTCAAGGTATCTCCACACCACCTGATCTATGGAAAGATAGGGGAAAATGAGGCGTTCAACTGGCGAAAAAAAATAGAGACTGCCGCAAAAAATTCCGGGTATGATTTCAGTGAATTTGACAACGGATATGAGGGTTTCAGAAAAATAAGCCGGGAATTTTTCACCAACCCCAGGCGGTTCACCTATACGCCCATTATCTGTTGCCGGGGCCGCAATCCCAGATGATTCCGCCCCGGGATGGGACTGATTTTTTCCAAACCCGGCACATCAGCGAACACCTCAAGCTGCTTCCTGCCAACAGTCTGTCATTTGATGAACTTTACGCCCATTACAGTGATGTCGGATTTTTATATCAGGAAAAACGCAAAAGACTGCTACCTCACCTGGATCTGATCCGGCACAACTGGAACTTGGGCTGGGCAGCCGGCAGGGATATCATGTGGACCCTGATTTATCGGGAAGATCGTCTGAACAAAATGGGCACGGTCACCACCTGGAAAACCACCGGCAACAGCTGGCAATCCCAGCATCTGACATCCCAGAAATATGCCGCAGGAGTTCTGCACCTGCTTCTCGCTGCCCAGGATGAAGGCATATATATCGGTACAGATTCCGCCCAGAACTGGTACAGTCCCACCAACGGCTTTGCCATGAAAATCTACGGGCGAATGGACCGCATCCTGGGCACTGACTGCGCAGATTCCTGTCTTCTCAATTACCTGCAGGTCGATCCATTCATACTCAAACATACCTCGGGCAGATACAGAATCCATCGGTGCACGGACAAGGACCATACCATGATACGGCATCTGGCGGAACAGTGTCGGGGACAGGTTTATTGTGCGGCAGAAGACCTTTACGGGTGCGATGTGGAAATGTCCGAATTGAACCAGGAATATCAGAAATTCGGGCTAAGCCGGAAGCGGTACATCTGGGTGGCATTGGAAAAAGACAGCGGAAACCCCAAAGGAATGATCATTGCGTACAGAGGACCCTTTGGATTCAACTTCAGTTTTCTGGAAAACCGGTGTGACCTGATGGTGGTGCCCTCAATATCACAGGATCACAGACGTCATGTATGCCAATTGCTGCTGCAAAACGCCGCTTTTGCCTATTTTGGGGAAAAAACCCTCTTGGAGTACCCGATCTATCACATGGTGGTGCTCACTGATGACTTGTGTGCCGAAGTATTGACAGAGTTAGGAGCTGTCAGAACCAGACAGTACTATCAAGGGATCTGGATGAATCCGGGATTTGAAAAATGGAAAAACTACATGCGCCGGATTTTCTCCATTGTACTCAAACGAGAAAATAAAAAAACACTGTGAGAAGATGACCTGTTCTATCTTCACCTTTGATTTGATTTTTCGGTACAATACTTTTATGATACCGCCGGGAAAGGATTTTACTGATATTATTTTTTTATCGGTAAAATATTGGGATGGCAAAAAAATTAAAGATGTAAAATGGAAAAAGACAAAGAACTGTACAACAGTCTTGTGCTTGACACCTATGTCAAGCTGATAAATGAAAAATATCCTGAAATTCTTATTGATGACCTCATGGAATATGCGGGTATCGAAAATTATGAGATCGGAGATTACTCGGTATGGTTCACCCAGGCCCAGGTGAACCGGTTCCATGAAAAACTCAGTTCACTGACCGATAACCTGAAAATCGCCAGAGAAGCGGGCAGATTCGCGGCCCATCCCAGATGCCTGGGCGAAATCCGCGGGATGATTCTGTCTTTGGGCGGTATCCGGAATGCATTCAAGATGATCGGAAACTATGCCAAACGGCTTAACCGGTCATCCATTTATACCACAAAAAGTATCGGCAGAAACAAAATCCAGATCCGCGTCACACCCAAAAAGGGAGTCCGGGAAAAAGAATTTCAATGCCAGAACCGTATAGGAAATTTCACAGGAATTGCTGATATTTTTTATAACAAAGATATCACCATTGACCATCCGAAATGTCTGTTCAAAGGCGATGATTCCTGCACCTATGTCATCTCCTGGAAAGAATCGGCCCATTCGGTGCTCAACCGTTTGAAATGGCTGTCCGGTCTTGCCACGCTGGTGCTTTTTCCTGTATATATGTTCGGTGGCGTTCCGGTTGTGACCGGCCAGGTGGCGATGGGATCTTTTATTGTTTTCCTGATCCTGGGCTGGGGTGCCCAGACAGCTGGAACGTCCCGATTGAAGAGGTCTTTGAACGAAATTTATGAAAACAAGGAAGATCTGCTCAAACAGATCGATATCAATGCGGAAAACTCCCGGGCCATTATCGATATCGGACATGCCTTGAGAATGGAGCTGACTGATTCTGATATCTTCAACAGGATCGCTGAGATAACCGGCCGCAGGCTCAAATACGACCGTGTCATGATCATGATTGCCAATGAAGCGGTGACCCAACTGATATACCGGGGTGGGTTCGGTTTCACTCCAAAAGAAATGGCTTTTCTGGAAAAATATACCATCAGTCTTCAGGAACCGTCCGAAGGGGTCTTTTTTAAATCATTCAATCAGAACAAACCCATTCTGGTCAATGACATGAAACAGCTGAAAGAAAAATCCACCCGCCGCAGTTTCAGCCTGGCGGAACAGATACAACCCGTGGCCTTTATCTGCTGTCCCATCACTTTTGAGGACACGGTGATCGGT
The window above is part of the Desulfotignum phosphitoxidans DSM 13687 genome. Proteins encoded here:
- a CDS encoding class I SAM-dependent methyltransferase, with protein sequence MTFSNYIMEDKDEIQRLDLKTDLHALEKQITWAGLKPGMTVADMGCGPGKTTFHLNRLVSPGGTVTGVDISQERIDYAKTRYMGTGIRYCLGDLRKPMPHLGTFDFIFLRFVLEFYRTGAAEIVANLASLLNPDGILCLADLDHNCLSHYGLPLKLENALMGVMTSLEKNTAFDPYAGRKLYAHLYDLGFEDIRVKVSPHHLIYGKIGENEAFNWRKKIETAAKNSGYDFSEFDNGYEGFRKISREFFTNPRRFTYTPIICCRGRNPR
- a CDS encoding multiheme c-type cytochrome, which encodes MKKQVCNHNTIFKAVILAIVPAVLGWGAVALSNPTQTLDLDRFIDPETCAGCHYEIFEQWSNSMHNLAHKDPVYNRVANFLRQGLFDQAEIDEAESCVKCHTPVGVITGFPEKLSDDLSKTPAIAAHGIQCDYCHSAVDVQKMFNNGLVLEPGYGEDDPGIKHGPFDDAEPDFHEAAYSPLHESAEFCGTCHDVKHVTFGTDLETTYTEWKNSPYNSDDPDERITCQGCHMYQRPGVPATATTERPENPGSAADYSMERPHIFTHYFVGANSGVPASFGDSEKPDMAKARLQHAANLDLDLSNLDKNQLGIIVSNTGAGHSLPTGLADMRQMWLEVIIQDKNGTRIFETGILDDKKELPENTLIYRTVFGDGKGNPVLNLAKAREVLHDNRIPAKGQAKEMITLDRALEKGSEIQVRLLYRSMPQKVLNLLPGEPLGPLPVVEMVRTSHTL
- a CDS encoding TIGR01212 family radical SAM protein (This family includes YhcC from E. coli K-12, an uncharacterized radical SAM protein.); translated protein: MTSMDRSKRYTDYNSYLRGMFGERVQKIAVDAGLTCPNRDGTLSSKGCIYCNAKGSGTGAFARGMGIREQIEAGKIPMMKKYKAKKFLAYFQSFTNTYTSVEIMRAMYDAAFSCEGVVGMAVGTRPDCVDERKLDLIGSYAQKYLVWLEYGLQSIHDTTLAFINRGHTLKDFENAVAMTRGKGIQICAHVILGLPGETRDMMLDTARYLADSGIHGVKIHLLYVIKDTPLDRLFLAGKYQPMTQREYVETVCDFLALLPEQMVIQRITGDPHGSELRAPVWAGRYRETFNLIQQALAHRDTFQGKKYQPKNPA
- a CDS encoding MFS transporter; its protein translation is MADRSKTAFDIPNIRWFIAFRVFFNSRFYYPVFTILFLDFGLTVAQFSVLNAVWAATIVLAEVPSGAVADIIGRKRLLNFAAGVMIFEIGIISFMPRIDPVLIFSVFLVNRVLSGLAEAAASGADEALAYDSLNEAGMADQWGRVLEVLMRYQAIGFVIAMTVGAVVYDPNLMGRLADLMGLGVTPTQEVTMRFPLYLTFVLALLAFVSTLKMTEPEQAAAASSERSVKQTLAVTLNAGIWIMKTPFVLWVMLFGMLLDGTIRMVITLSSQYYRMIGIPESLFGIMGSVVALMGVVVPKIARQIAENQSPQTALLITAGLAVAGLAAMNGFWHWVGIVPALVTFAAMNFTGFFVSFYINRETDSRQRATVLSFKGLSYNVSYGLLGVAYALVLKLAKAGVDPAAGLSAETIENQVFVDTFFWFPLFFAVNFLVLAAVYAVRFKARKQP
- a CDS encoding dihydrofolate reductase family protein; the protein is MEVILLMAMTVDGKIARNQMELVNWTGSKDKQYFVKITRNAGVVIMGSKTFDTIGHPLPGRKNIVLTRDKTRKSDDSSLVFTDQAPAQILADLKRQGFEQAALIGGSVINSLFAKENLITQIHLTLVPAVFGQGLSLFNTSLDLSLAYETCKEIEKGHLLLIYKVIPHV
- a CDS encoding DsrE family protein, which gives rise to MTNNVVIALSCGTNDTNRATRAIHLATIAHKEGKNTSLFLLDEGVYLAKEGIITHVRAATGDVADDLLAYLQAHEVPILVCTPCASARQIKEEDLIEGARMASAAEFINLSCDAAVISL
- the fumC gene encoding class II fumarate hydratase; amino-acid sequence: MTARTETDFMGEIHVPENVYWGAQTQRAFENFNIGDETMPIPVIRAFGYLKKAAALVNGSFGLLPDDKVRIIAQVCDEIIKGDLDGHFPLKVWQTGSGTQTNMNVNEVIAGRARKLSGQKLHPNDDVNKSQSSNDAFPTAMHMAAYDLLVTTTMPALKALYRELAQKSREWEAIVKIGRTHFMDAVPLTLGQEFSGYAAMVEQDIRVLTDHLPLLARLAIGGTVLGTGLNSPEGFDVKMTKMLAKFTGHPFVPAPNKFAVLAAHDDLVACHGALKTVAVSLMKIANDIRMLGSGPRCGIGELQLPANEPGSSIMPGKVNPTQAEALTMVCAQVMGNDTTLSVAGASGHFELNVFKPVIIYNFLQSARLLGNAADSFTRNCIRGLLPNQKTIQAHLENSLMLVTALAPEFGYDKAAVIAKKAHAQGITLEQAACDLGYLTKDEFRQLVDPSAMTRPFNIDK
- a CDS encoding adenine nucleotide alpha hydrolase family protein — its product is MNNDLSYSQWIEKNHSTLKAFGSKQLVLSFSGGKDSSVLLHFFSLAQQDYDFDLHVHGVAVPSHVFNTRERDRLTRYWKKRSIEIVWHESVPEQEALMDEMVATGKTPCLLCSRIKKKRLLSYFNTGQFPHQNLVVVIGYTLWDLASATIEHTLRTGFGGGGTGNFQGTLPEDRFLEISQRFFPLLELKNGITVFKPLIQYNDPQIQAATKKYDIPTTREPCRFKTLRPKRLLANYYSLFGLNFNYDDVHSFAGNAFNLPEIDFFQSLDIKTYIYKMI
- a CDS encoding FAD:protein FMN transferase, which codes for MKRFLTGMAMSIVWLIFLWVPSISQAKEYTIQGRTMGTFYTVKLVSSQKQSMDLWQKQIDTRLAQVNAGLSMYDPDSDLSRFNQTEPGRSFRLSHDFARVMDTARTVFTLTDGAWDGTVKPLVDLWGFGTRQPTDSLPEPGAITAAVALTGFHHLVFENNHVKKTKSGITLDLGSIAKGYGVDAIAGVLTRAGIDNFLVEIGGELYGSGKNRHKKPWSVGITHPLKTGADAGFYKVVNLENRAIATSGDYRNFFKFGGKTYSHIIDPKTGYPVDNQVVSASVIACTCTFADALATAFMVMAPEDSLALADSLENVECLIIQKTPDGFREIASQGFHTFVQ